The following are encoded in a window of Bacillus sp. SORGH_AS_0510 genomic DNA:
- a CDS encoding formate/nitrite transporter family protein, with protein sequence MEMQPLNEAEKLALKKLKIFRQSILRYILRSMLASMFIGFGVIVAFKTGNFFYVVDSPFAYPMAALTFGAAIILIAYGGGDLFTGNTFYYTYAALRKKMTWMEVLKLWVSSYAGNILGAAVFAFIIFTTGLYASSSVNGFLLHVVEVKMQVPTTELFFRAILCNWLVCMAFFLPMGLKGDGPKMFAMMLFVFCFFISGYEHSIANMCTFAIALVLHHPGTISWAGVIHNLVPVTIGNLIGGAVFMAMMYYYVNKPFLDEYQE encoded by the coding sequence ATGGAAATGCAGCCTTTGAATGAAGCCGAAAAGCTAGCCTTAAAAAAACTGAAAATCTTTCGGCAAAGCATCCTCCGCTATATTTTACGTTCAATGCTTGCAAGTATGTTTATTGGTTTTGGTGTCATTGTTGCGTTTAAAACTGGAAATTTCTTTTATGTAGTAGATTCACCGTTTGCCTACCCTATGGCAGCACTTACCTTTGGAGCAGCGATTATACTGATCGCTTATGGTGGCGGTGATTTATTTACTGGAAATACGTTTTATTACACCTATGCTGCACTCCGCAAGAAAATGACTTGGATGGAAGTACTAAAACTCTGGGTCTCTAGCTATGCAGGAAATATTTTAGGTGCAGCCGTCTTTGCCTTTATTATTTTTACAACAGGACTTTACGCCAGTTCGTCAGTAAATGGTTTTCTTCTTCATGTGGTAGAGGTGAAAATGCAAGTTCCGACAACTGAATTATTCTTTAGGGCAATCCTTTGTAATTGGCTAGTTTGTATGGCCTTTTTCCTCCCCATGGGGCTAAAAGGGGATGGACCAAAAATGTTTGCTATGATGCTATTTGTTTTCTGCTTCTTTATTTCCGGATATGAACATAGTATCGCTAACATGTGTACTTTTGCGATTGCTTTGGTATTACATCACCCAGGAACCATTTCTTGGGCTGGCGTAATCCACAATCTCGTTCCAGTTACAATCGGAAATCTGATAGGTGGAGCTGTATTTATGGCGATGATGTATTATTACGTAAATAAACCGTTTTTAGATGAATATCAAGAATAA
- the recQ gene encoding DNA helicase RecQ has translation MFEKALPLLETHFGYSSFRTGQEQAIQSVLNGHNTICVMPTGGGKSICYQIPALVLPGTTLVISPLISLMKDQVDALLQVGIPATFINSSLSFSEANERIHDAKQGKYKLLYIAPERLESPDFVEDLREMDIPLVAVDEAHCISQWGHDFRPSYRHIHQMLTNLPQRPNVLALTATATPRVREDICRLLSIDERHTVMTGFERTNLSFSVIKGQDRQKYLFDYLRKNEKEAGIIYAATRKNVDLLYERLQKEKINVARYHAGMRDEDRMYEQERFLEDKATVMVATSAFGMGIDKSNIRYVLHYQMPKNMESYYQEAGRAGRDGLDSECILLYSPQDVQVQRFLIDQSSDRIRITQELEKLQQMVDYCHTEACLQEFIIKYFGEQETEPCGRCGNCLDTRTSIDVTREAQMVMSCVIRMGQRFGKTITAQVLTGSKNQKVVEMGFNSLPTYGIMKEKSAKDVSDFIEFLISQELIAIEQGQFPTLFVSPKGKDVLLGKQQVFRRETVQVKQVSKNDPLFEVLREVRKQIADSEKVPPFVIFSDATLKDMCVKLPITNEEFLQVSGVGELKLQKYGLQFIEGILTFVENNPDYQSEQSPVEKTAKKPAKRTVTDSHKETLELHHSDYSIKEIAEKRDLAVSTVENHLLQCAQQGLEVDFSKHIPEEYIPLLEKAVEKAGRDRLKPIKELLPEEVSYFMIKAYVYFLSKKSK, from the coding sequence TTGTTTGAAAAAGCATTGCCATTACTAGAAACACATTTTGGTTACAGCTCCTTCCGTACAGGGCAAGAACAGGCCATTCAATCTGTGTTAAATGGCCATAATACTATTTGTGTCATGCCCACAGGTGGAGGTAAATCGATTTGTTATCAAATCCCTGCGCTTGTCCTACCAGGAACCACGCTTGTCATCTCCCCATTAATCTCTTTAATGAAGGACCAGGTAGATGCCCTCTTACAGGTCGGTATTCCAGCTACATTTATTAACAGTTCCTTGAGTTTTAGTGAAGCGAATGAACGGATTCATGATGCAAAGCAAGGGAAATATAAACTTCTTTACATCGCGCCAGAAAGACTTGAGTCACCGGATTTTGTTGAAGATTTAAGAGAAATGGACATCCCGTTAGTAGCCGTTGATGAAGCGCACTGTATTTCTCAATGGGGACATGATTTTCGTCCAAGCTACCGCCATATCCATCAAATGCTTACTAATCTACCGCAAAGGCCAAATGTTCTTGCATTAACTGCGACAGCAACCCCAAGAGTACGTGAAGATATTTGTCGTCTCTTAAGTATTGATGAAAGACATACGGTTATGACCGGATTCGAGCGAACGAATCTTTCCTTTTCAGTAATTAAAGGCCAAGATCGACAAAAGTATCTCTTCGACTATTTGAGAAAAAATGAGAAAGAAGCTGGGATTATTTATGCTGCGACTAGGAAAAATGTAGACCTACTTTATGAAAGACTGCAAAAGGAGAAGATTAATGTTGCCCGCTATCACGCTGGGATGAGGGACGAAGACCGCATGTACGAGCAGGAACGATTCTTAGAGGATAAGGCAACGGTGATGGTCGCCACGTCTGCCTTTGGAATGGGGATTGATAAATCCAATATTCGATATGTCCTTCACTATCAAATGCCGAAGAATATGGAAAGCTATTATCAAGAAGCCGGTCGTGCAGGACGTGATGGTTTGGATAGTGAATGTATTCTTCTTTACTCTCCACAGGATGTGCAGGTTCAACGCTTCCTTATTGACCAATCCAGTGATCGCATACGAATTACTCAAGAGTTAGAAAAGCTTCAGCAAATGGTAGATTACTGTCATACGGAAGCCTGTCTGCAGGAATTTATTATAAAATATTTTGGTGAACAAGAGACAGAGCCATGTGGTAGATGTGGTAACTGCTTGGATACTAGAACTAGTATTGATGTAACCCGAGAAGCACAAATGGTCATGTCCTGTGTCATTCGGATGGGGCAACGCTTTGGTAAAACCATCACAGCACAGGTTTTGACAGGGTCGAAAAATCAAAAGGTAGTTGAAATGGGTTTTAACAGTCTTCCTACCTACGGAATTATGAAGGAGAAGAGTGCAAAAGATGTTAGTGACTTTATTGAATTCTTGATTTCGCAAGAGCTGATAGCCATTGAGCAAGGCCAATTTCCTACTCTATTTGTTTCTCCAAAGGGGAAGGATGTTTTATTAGGAAAACAACAGGTGTTCCGTCGAGAGACGGTTCAAGTCAAACAAGTTTCTAAGAACGATCCGTTATTCGAAGTGTTACGGGAAGTGCGTAAACAAATTGCTGATTCGGAAAAAGTCCCGCCGTTTGTAATATTTTCAGATGCAACATTAAAGGATATGTGTGTCAAACTGCCGATTACAAACGAGGAGTTTTTACAGGTAAGCGGTGTGGGTGAACTCAAACTCCAAAAATATGGACTTCAGTTTATCGAGGGAATACTCACATTCGTTGAAAATAATCCAGATTATCAAAGTGAGCAGAGTCCTGTGGAGAAGACAGCGAAAAAACCCGCAAAAAGGACGGTCACGGATTCGCATAAGGAGACATTGGAATTACATCATAGTGATTACTCTATTAAGGAAATTGCTGAAAAGCGGGATTTAGCAGTTAGTACGGTTGAAAATCATTTACTCCAATGTGCACAGCAGGGTTTAGAGGTCGATTTTTCAAAGCATATCCCAGAGGAATATATTCCGCTCTTAGAAAAAGCAGTAGAAAAGGCAGGACGTGATCGTCTAAAGCCAATAAAGGAACTCCTCCCAGAAGAGGTTAGCTACTTTATGATAAAGGCTTATGTCTATTTTTTAAGTAAAAAAAGTAAGTAA
- a CDS encoding DMT family transporter, producing MKNAKVTGMLMGFVLVTGATFNLAKYAVQYFSAASAAGWRFGIAAVVMFALLIIQKKVKWETILRHGITYTILGIVGIFGFNAFFFFGMNHTSPLNGALIMGTNPLVTLIMAFFILRTPITKQQTMGIFFALLGVTLVLTRGSWEVIQTLSFSKGDILILAGNVCWALYGVLGRKYLKTSSSLETTTYTMITGALFLVILAIFSPSTNVEIKTPIIAWGAILFMAIFTSVLGYLWWNKAMERIGPANTAVFFNLVPVVTMLISVVTGTPVTNVQVIGTVMVISGVLISSGFLNIGKVYKVITRSLS from the coding sequence ATGAAAAACGCTAAAGTGACAGGAATGCTAATGGGGTTCGTGTTAGTAACAGGCGCCACCTTCAATCTTGCTAAATATGCAGTTCAATATTTTTCTGCGGCAAGTGCTGCAGGGTGGAGATTTGGGATTGCGGCAGTTGTCATGTTTGCCCTTTTAATCATCCAAAAGAAAGTAAAATGGGAAACGATTCTCCGGCATGGAATCACTTATACCATACTAGGGATAGTAGGGATATTTGGTTTTAACGCTTTCTTCTTTTTTGGGATGAATCATACTTCGCCGTTGAATGGTGCTTTAATTATGGGAACCAACCCGCTAGTTACGTTGATCATGGCTTTTTTTATCTTAAGAACACCAATCACCAAACAACAAACTATGGGAATCTTTTTTGCTCTTCTAGGTGTAACCCTTGTATTGACCAGAGGATCTTGGGAAGTCATACAAACTCTTTCTTTTTCAAAGGGTGACATTCTCATTTTGGCAGGGAATGTGTGTTGGGCACTATATGGGGTGCTGGGGAGGAAATATTTGAAAACTAGTTCTTCCTTAGAAACAACCACCTATACGATGATAACTGGCGCCTTATTTCTTGTCATACTAGCAATTTTTTCACCAAGTACAAATGTAGAAATTAAAACCCCTATTATTGCTTGGGGAGCCATTTTATTTATGGCCATTTTCACTAGTGTACTAGGCTATCTTTGGTGGAATAAGGCAATGGAAAGGATAGGTCCGGCTAATACTGCTGTATTCTTTAATCTAGTACCTGTTGTAACTATGCTTATATCAGTTGTCACAGGAACACCGGTTACCAATGTGCAAGTAATAGGCACCGTCATGGTCATTTCAGGGGTACTGATTTCATCTGGTTTTCTGAACATTGGGAAGGTGTATAAAGTGATTACGAGGTCTCTTTCATAA
- a CDS encoding MerR family transcriptional regulator: MYSISEVAQQTGFTAHTLRYYEKIGLLSSPTRLSGKRLYTDGEVRLLQFMKVLKNTGMSLEDIQEFLVDGCLLENKDSEQDRSTKIQKRKHILEKHLLTLEQQKRELEMVIQLTEEKLTTYQDMLEEDSNEKR, translated from the coding sequence ATGTACAGTATTTCGGAAGTTGCCCAGCAAACGGGGTTTACTGCACATACGTTACGATATTATGAAAAGATTGGACTGTTATCTTCGCCGACAAGGCTTAGTGGAAAAAGGCTGTATACCGATGGAGAAGTCCGATTGTTGCAATTTATGAAGGTTCTTAAAAATACAGGAATGTCTCTTGAAGATATCCAAGAGTTCTTAGTGGATGGTTGTCTTTTAGAAAACAAGGATTCTGAACAAGACAGAAGCACGAAAATACAAAAACGAAAGCATATTTTAGAAAAACATTTGCTGACATTGGAGCAACAAAAAAGAGAATTGGAAATGGTCATTCAGTTAACCGAAGAGAAGCTGACAACTTATCAAGACATGCTGGAGGAAGACTCCAATGAAAAACGCTAA
- a CDS encoding CaiB/BaiF CoA-transferase family protein: MLEGIKVIDFTNYLPGPYATLRLAELGAEIIKVEPPEGDPARNTGLSKQGTGLVFLANNRQKKSITLNLKEKDGLETARKLIAQADVLIESFRPGVMEKLGLGYEAVEKVKPDIVYCSISGYGQNGLLSKLGNHDLNYMALSGVLAQLKDQQGKPVHPTITIADYLGGFAANERILAGLVSRSLTGKGSYHSISITDQLVSLLGNHVMVEKETGEANGINVLNGSTISYALYETQDGRYMSIGALEPKFWENFCLAHGREKWIAAHFTKTEEDNPFFHEVTTLFKSKTFYEWIEFAQKVDCCMAPVLEVGELNEYPYFKEKELIFISSWGDCQVKMHSDLKQKVFSPPPKKGEHREQILNNLFV; the protein is encoded by the coding sequence ATGCTTGAAGGAATCAAAGTGATAGATTTTACTAACTACTTACCAGGACCATATGCCACATTACGGTTAGCCGAATTAGGTGCGGAAATCATTAAGGTGGAGCCACCTGAAGGAGATCCTGCGCGAAACACCGGATTATCCAAACAGGGAACAGGGCTTGTTTTTCTAGCGAACAACAGACAAAAGAAAAGCATTACACTAAATTTGAAGGAAAAGGACGGGCTAGAGACGGCACGAAAGTTAATTGCTCAAGCAGATGTCCTTATCGAAAGCTTTAGACCCGGTGTCATGGAGAAATTGGGGCTTGGTTATGAGGCAGTTGAAAAGGTAAAACCTGATATCGTGTATTGCTCTATTTCTGGGTATGGGCAAAATGGATTGCTGAGCAAGCTTGGGAATCATGACCTTAATTACATGGCGTTAAGCGGTGTACTGGCCCAGTTAAAGGATCAACAGGGCAAGCCAGTTCATCCCACTATTACAATTGCCGATTATTTAGGCGGGTTTGCAGCGAATGAACGAATTCTTGCGGGGCTAGTCTCACGTTCCCTAACAGGAAAGGGAAGCTATCATTCTATTTCAATCACCGATCAACTTGTATCGTTACTGGGTAATCACGTCATGGTTGAAAAAGAAACTGGTGAGGCGAACGGTATTAACGTGCTAAACGGTAGCACCATATCATATGCCTTATATGAAACACAGGACGGAAGGTATATGAGTATTGGTGCACTGGAGCCGAAGTTTTGGGAGAACTTTTGTCTGGCTCATGGGCGTGAGAAGTGGATTGCCGCACATTTTACAAAAACGGAGGAAGATAATCCATTTTTTCATGAAGTGACCACCCTTTTTAAAAGTAAAACCTTCTATGAGTGGATCGAGTTTGCCCAAAAAGTAGATTGCTGTATGGCGCCGGTGTTAGAAGTAGGGGAACTGAACGAGTATCCTTATTTTAAAGAAAAAGAATTAATCTTCATTTCATCATGGGGAGACTGTCAAGTGAAGATGCATAGTGATTTAAAGCAGAAGGTATTCTCACCGCCTCCTAAAAAAGGGGAGCACAGAGAGCAAATATTAAATAATCTTTTTGTATAG
- a CDS encoding fatty acid--CoA ligase, with translation MSTTIGKIFDLTVKKFPNKEAIYDVRKNTRFTYKEWNDQVNRLANALVNEGIQKGDRVSTFLFNTEELATTFIACAKIGAVFNPINFRLMPEEVAYILSDAAPKVVLFEKALEPVIAAIENRFPQSAFWFIDEDTPAYAASYQEKLNTSSTQVIHTEVNENDLYAIMYTSGTTGRPKGVLHRHRNMVEQSLLVIGATKYEATDVGLVTAPMFHCAELHCAILPRIHVGARNVVLHQFNPKKVLELIQQEKITKFFAAPTMWNMLLQEDLTQYDISSLKLGLYGAAPMAPSLVHACHDQLGIALVQAYGMTEMGPAITFLSEADQLTKAGSAGQACLNHDIRIVRTREDGPSDPDDIVPTGETGEIIVQGPCMMSGYFNREEATEKALYKGWYHSGDIGYLDEDGYLWVNDRVDDMIISGGENIYPREVEDLLHSHPAVLDVAIVGQPDDRWGETVTAFVVKKDPSVTDQELDDYCKNSNKLANYKRPRKYVFCDALPRNASGKIQKFVLRKQLEELFAPGSKNA, from the coding sequence ATGAGTACGACAATCGGAAAAATCTTTGATTTGACGGTAAAAAAGTTCCCAAACAAGGAAGCAATCTATGATGTCAGGAAAAATACCCGGTTTACCTACAAAGAATGGAATGATCAAGTCAATCGACTTGCGAATGCCCTAGTAAACGAAGGCATACAAAAAGGAGATCGTGTCTCCACTTTCCTATTTAATACCGAAGAACTGGCGACCACGTTTATTGCCTGCGCAAAAATCGGTGCGGTCTTCAATCCGATTAATTTCCGGTTAATGCCTGAAGAAGTGGCATATATTTTATCAGATGCCGCCCCAAAGGTTGTTCTTTTTGAAAAAGCATTAGAGCCTGTTATTGCCGCTATCGAAAACCGCTTCCCACAAAGTGCCTTCTGGTTTATTGATGAAGACACACCTGCCTATGCAGCCAGCTACCAAGAAAAACTCAACACTAGCTCAACTCAAGTAATCCACACAGAAGTAAATGAAAACGACCTATACGCTATCATGTATACAAGTGGGACAACCGGTCGGCCAAAGGGAGTCCTCCACCGCCACCGGAACATGGTCGAACAAAGCTTATTAGTTATCGGTGCGACTAAATACGAAGCAACAGATGTAGGTCTTGTGACTGCACCCATGTTTCACTGCGCCGAGCTTCATTGTGCCATCCTGCCGAGAATTCATGTGGGAGCCCGAAATGTAGTCTTGCACCAATTCAATCCAAAGAAAGTACTAGAACTAATCCAACAAGAAAAGATTACGAAATTCTTCGCGGCACCAACCATGTGGAACATGCTTTTACAAGAAGACCTTACACAATATGATATTTCCAGCTTAAAACTAGGATTATATGGCGCAGCACCAATGGCTCCATCACTTGTTCATGCCTGCCATGACCAGTTGGGGATTGCTCTTGTCCAGGCCTATGGGATGACGGAAATGGGTCCAGCTATCACTTTCCTATCTGAAGCAGATCAGCTGACAAAAGCAGGTTCTGCCGGCCAGGCCTGTCTCAATCATGATATCCGCATTGTCCGAACACGAGAGGACGGTCCTTCCGATCCAGATGATATAGTCCCAACAGGGGAAACAGGAGAAATCATTGTCCAAGGGCCGTGTATGATGTCCGGTTATTTTAATCGGGAGGAAGCAACAGAAAAAGCCTTGTACAAAGGCTGGTACCATTCCGGAGATATTGGCTATTTAGATGAAGATGGCTACCTATGGGTGAATGACCGTGTCGACGATATGATTATCAGCGGTGGAGAGAATATTTATCCACGAGAAGTGGAGGACCTCCTGCACTCACATCCAGCAGTCCTTGATGTAGCGATTGTTGGGCAGCCTGATGACCGTTGGGGGGAAACCGTTACTGCTTTTGTTGTAAAAAAAGATCCATCTGTAACGGACCAAGAACTCGATGACTATTGTAAAAATAGTAATAAACTCGCGAATTATAAGCGACCGCGAAAATACGTATTTTGTGACGCACTCCCACGTAATGCCAGCGGAAAGATTCAAAAGTTTGTCCTTCGCAAGCAGCTGGAGGAACTATTTGCTCCTGGCTCTAAAAATGCATAA
- a CDS encoding thiolase family protein, with protein MREVVIVEGVRTPVGRRNGLLKDIRPDDLAGLTLKELVNRAGIDPAIIDDVILGCVTQAGEQAGDIARVAALIAGFPIEVPGTTIDRQCGSSQQAVHFAAQAILAGDMDVVVAGGVESMSRVPMGSNYKGAEEPFSPTLRSKYEMIHQGLSAERIAEKYGFTREELDRFSLESHQKALKAQEEGYFAREIFPLEVTLPDGTTTLVKDDSGPRKGTSMEALAGLRTSFKEDGVIHAGNSSQISDGAAALLLMSREKAEELGLKPRFRVHTRVVVGSDPTLMLTGPIPATQKALEKSGLSIDDIDVFEVNEAFAPVPLAWLRDTGADPAKLNPNGGAIALGHPLGGSGARLMVTMMHELERSGGRYGLQTMCEGHGMANATIIERLD; from the coding sequence ATGCGTGAAGTTGTAATTGTTGAGGGAGTACGAACTCCTGTAGGAAGAAGAAATGGATTATTGAAGGATATCCGCCCGGATGACTTAGCAGGTTTAACATTGAAGGAGCTAGTGAACCGTGCAGGCATTGACCCTGCGATTATCGATGATGTCATTTTAGGCTGTGTGACTCAAGCGGGGGAACAGGCAGGAGATATTGCAAGAGTTGCCGCATTGATCGCGGGATTCCCAATCGAGGTACCAGGGACCACAATTGATCGTCAATGTGGTTCGAGTCAGCAGGCTGTTCACTTTGCTGCACAAGCGATTCTCGCTGGTGATATGGATGTGGTGGTTGCTGGTGGTGTGGAAAGCATGTCCCGGGTACCGATGGGTTCCAACTATAAAGGGGCGGAGGAACCGTTTAGCCCTACGTTACGTTCTAAATATGAAATGATTCATCAAGGGTTGTCGGCAGAAAGGATTGCTGAAAAATATGGCTTTACTCGTGAGGAGCTCGACCGATTCTCGCTAGAGAGCCACCAAAAGGCTCTAAAAGCGCAAGAGGAAGGGTACTTTGCTAGAGAAATTTTTCCGCTTGAAGTGACCCTTCCAGATGGAACAACTACTTTGGTTAAAGATGATTCTGGCCCTCGAAAGGGGACATCAATGGAAGCTTTAGCAGGACTGCGGACTTCTTTTAAAGAAGATGGGGTTATTCATGCGGGTAATTCCAGCCAAATTAGTGATGGAGCAGCTGCTTTGTTGTTGATGTCTCGCGAAAAAGCAGAGGAATTAGGGTTAAAGCCACGCTTCCGTGTTCACACACGTGTGGTGGTAGGATCGGATCCAACATTAATGCTGACCGGGCCAATTCCGGCAACACAGAAGGCCTTAGAAAAATCGGGATTATCGATTGACGATATTGATGTGTTTGAAGTTAATGAGGCCTTCGCACCAGTACCTCTAGCATGGTTGAGAGATACGGGAGCGGATCCTGCTAAACTCAATCCTAATGGAGGTGCAATTGCTCTTGGCCATCCACTAGGCGGCAGCGGTGCCCGTTTAATGGTGACGATGATGCACGAATTGGAGCGCAGTGGGGGCCGCTATGGTTTGCAAACGATGTGCGAAGGCCATGGTATGGCTAACGCTACGATTATTGAGAGATTGGATTAG
- a CDS encoding acyl-CoA dehydrogenase family protein, with protein MKHPYLTADHEIFRQSLRKFLEKEAYPFYEQWEENRMIPRSFWKKMGEQGYLCPDIDEQYGGSEVDWGFAVVINEELERVGSGLIGVGLHNDIVVPYITAYGTEEQKKRWLPKCVTGEFITAIAMTEPGTGSDLANIKTTAKLDGDHYIVNGQKTFITNGIQSDLVIVAVKTDTQVVPKHKGVSLLVIERDTPGFTRGRKLNKVGLHCQDTAELIFEDCRVLKENLLGEEGKGFLYLMEKLQQERLLVAIGAQTASEVMLKMTMDYVKSREAFGRPVSQFQNTQFKMVEMATEVEMGRAFLDQLIAEHIEGKNVVTKVSMAKWKLTDIAKRIASECMQLHGGYGYMEEYEIARRFRDIQVSSIYAGTNEIMKTIIAKNLGL; from the coding sequence ATGAAACACCCATATTTAACCGCTGACCATGAAATATTTCGTCAATCATTACGAAAGTTTTTAGAAAAAGAAGCATATCCCTTTTATGAGCAATGGGAAGAAAACCGAATGATTCCTCGTTCTTTTTGGAAAAAGATGGGGGAGCAAGGGTATCTCTGTCCAGATATTGATGAGCAATATGGTGGCAGCGAGGTAGACTGGGGCTTTGCGGTTGTCATTAATGAAGAGTTGGAACGGGTCGGCTCCGGTTTAATTGGAGTTGGACTTCACAATGATATCGTCGTTCCCTATATCACTGCTTACGGAACAGAGGAGCAAAAAAAGCGCTGGCTTCCGAAATGTGTCACTGGTGAATTCATTACCGCTATTGCGATGACCGAGCCAGGCACCGGCTCAGACCTAGCCAATATCAAAACAACTGCCAAACTGGATGGGGACCACTATATTGTCAATGGACAAAAGACGTTCATTACAAATGGGATTCAGTCTGATCTTGTCATTGTTGCTGTAAAGACGGACACCCAGGTCGTTCCTAAGCATAAAGGAGTAAGCCTCCTTGTAATCGAACGAGATACACCTGGATTTACAAGAGGAAGAAAATTAAACAAAGTTGGCCTCCATTGCCAGGATACAGCAGAATTAATCTTTGAGGATTGTCGAGTACTAAAGGAAAACCTTCTCGGTGAGGAAGGGAAGGGATTCCTTTATTTAATGGAAAAACTTCAGCAGGAACGGCTTCTTGTAGCGATTGGGGCGCAAACTGCATCCGAAGTGATGCTTAAGATGACCATGGACTATGTAAAAAGCCGCGAAGCGTTCGGAAGACCTGTCAGCCAGTTCCAAAATACTCAGTTTAAAATGGTTGAAATGGCCACAGAAGTTGAGATGGGCAGAGCTTTTCTTGACCAGTTAATTGCTGAGCATATCGAAGGGAAAAACGTGGTGACAAAGGTGTCGATGGCGAAATGGAAGCTTACCGATATCGCGAAACGGATAGCCTCAGAATGTATGCAGCTGCATGGCGGCTATGGATATATGGAAGAATACGAGATTGCGAGAAGATTCCGGGATATCCAAGTCTCCAGCATATATGCCGGCACGAATGAGATTATGAAGACTATCATTGCAAAAAATCTAGGATTATAG
- a CDS encoding long-chain fatty acid--CoA ligase → MNIGSLLTQNACKYPELLAIECEGRSYTYRQFNEEVNQLAHGLMGQGVKKGDKLALMMKNSDHFVFTFFAAAKIGAVAVPVNFRLTATEVQYILHQSDAEVVVCDKEFESIISEAKQGSGIGLVVTVGEPETTGYYSYEKIRSTNKEEPNVEVSQQDDLEILYTSGTTGRPKGALFTHDQIFKVGIAVVINMGIRPHEHILHLAPLFHSAQLNLFLISGVALGATHIIHRDFHPVKTLQAIQEHKITHLFAVPAMYNFLLQVLNVADYDLSSIRRVGYGAAPMAPELVKKSMQLFKTDQFYNLCGLTEAGPGGILLDPEGHKNHLGKGGKPIFLTETRVVNEEGNDVLPGVIGEFIVKSPMVMKEYYKKPEETKSTLKNGWLYTGDLATIDEEGYITLVDRKKDMIISGGENVYSVEVESVLFEHSGILDAAIIGLPDEVWGEAVCAIIVPKEGAVIDEQELRSFCRQKLAGYKVPRRIFFEEQLPRNASGKVLKYQLRQKMRTESNVK, encoded by the coding sequence ATGAATATTGGCAGCCTATTAACACAAAATGCTTGCAAATATCCTGAATTATTAGCCATCGAATGTGAAGGCAGAAGCTATACGTACCGCCAATTTAACGAGGAAGTCAATCAACTGGCACACGGTTTAATGGGTCAGGGAGTTAAAAAGGGTGACAAGCTTGCATTAATGATGAAGAATTCAGATCACTTTGTGTTTACTTTTTTTGCGGCTGCTAAAATTGGTGCAGTTGCCGTTCCTGTTAACTTTCGACTGACGGCTACCGAGGTTCAATATATTTTGCACCAATCGGATGCTGAAGTTGTCGTTTGTGACAAGGAATTTGAGTCCATCATTTCGGAGGCTAAGCAGGGCTCAGGCATCGGATTAGTGGTGACCGTTGGTGAACCAGAAACAACAGGCTATTACTCGTATGAAAAAATTCGATCTACTAACAAAGAGGAACCTAATGTAGAGGTATCTCAGCAGGACGACCTAGAAATTCTCTATACCTCAGGGACAACCGGACGGCCCAAGGGAGCATTATTTACACATGACCAAATTTTTAAAGTTGGCATTGCTGTAGTCATCAATATGGGGATTAGGCCGCATGAGCATATTCTTCATTTAGCACCACTGTTTCACTCAGCGCAGCTGAACCTATTCCTTATTTCTGGTGTGGCACTTGGTGCGACCCATATTATCCATCGTGATTTCCATCCAGTCAAAACACTTCAAGCGATTCAAGAGCATAAAATTACCCATCTATTCGCCGTACCAGCGATGTATAATTTTCTTCTTCAAGTGCTGAACGTAGCTGATTATGATCTTTCTTCGATTAGGAGAGTCGGGTATGGCGCTGCACCGATGGCACCAGAGTTGGTGAAGAAAAGTATGCAACTATTTAAAACAGACCAGTTTTACAACCTGTGCGGTTTAACGGAAGCAGGACCTGGAGGCATTCTCCTCGATCCCGAGGGGCATAAGAATCATCTTGGAAAGGGCGGAAAGCCAATCTTCTTAACGGAAACGCGGGTGGTGAATGAAGAAGGAAACGATGTATTGCCTGGTGTGATTGGGGAATTTATAGTTAAGAGTCCGATGGTGATGAAGGAATATTATAAAAAGCCAGAGGAGACGAAGAGCACGTTGAAAAACGGCTGGCTTTACACAGGAGATTTAGCCACAATCGACGAGGAAGGCTATATTACGCTTGTCGACCGGAAGAAAGACATGATAATTTCCGGCGGGGAGAATGTTTATTCAGTGGAAGTTGAAAGCGTTCTCTTTGAGCATTCGGGTATTCTTGATGCCGCAATTATCGGGTTACCGGATGAAGTCTGGGGTGAAGCAGTCTGTGCGATTATTGTTCCAAAAGAGGGGGCTGTAATTGATGAGCAGGAATTACGAAGCTTCTGCCGGCAAAAACTTGCAGGCTATAAGGTGCCACGCCGGATATTTTTCGAGGAGCAGCTGCCAAGAAACGCCTCTGGAAAGGTATTGAAATATCAGCTTCGGCAGAAAATGCGGACGGAGAGTAATGTGAAGTAA